The window GGCAAAAACTCTTTTTTCTGGAAGAGAAATAAAGCTAATAAAACCAAAAACAGCAACAAAAATACTTGCTATGAGAATTTTATTAATCTTATTATTTTGTGAAAACATACAAAATTATTTTTTTATTTTATCTCCCTCCATTTCTTCTATCGCGCCAAAGGGACAAACTTTTGCCCCTCCACATTCTTCTAATTTTTCCTGGTCAATTATTTTTGCCTTCATATCATCTCCTAATTCGGTTGCTTTGTCGCATGACTGAACACAGGTTCCGCAACCAATACATCTATCTTTGTTTATTTTGAATTTTTTAGCCATATGGATACATATTAAAGATTAAAACTAAAATCTGCAAGTTATTTCAAGAAAAACTGAACCACAAAAAACAGCGCATATAGCAACAAAAGAAATTTTGCTTCCTTTTTGCTGATTTCATTTTTTGTTTTGGCAAAAATCAGAAAAATCAACACCACTAATCCAGTAAAGATGAACCCATCTATATATAGTGGCAAAGAATAAACGCGGAAAGGAGAAATTAGAGCAACTATTCCTAAAACCAAAGTGGAATTAATAATAACAGAACCAAAAACATTACCAAGAACCAATTCCTTTTCTTTCATAAGGGCTGACCTAATCCCAAAACTCACTTCTGGCAAAGAGGTGCCTAACGCAACGCCCAAAACGCCTATCAAAACAAGCGGGACATGAAAGGTAAGCGCTAACCTGCCTGCGGAAAAAACCATCAATTCAGCGCTCAAAATCATTAATGAAATGCCTGAAAGGAAAATAATCAGGTTCTTGAAAAAGGCCCGAAACTCCTCGCCTATATCCTCTGTACCATCTAAAAATCGTTCCCTCACCTGCCTCTGGTTCAAAATTAATTCCCGCAAATAAAATATCATTGCCAAAATAAGAATTACCCCATCGCCACGAGAAATTTCTCCATCTACTATTAAAAGCAAAGGCAATAAAGCATATAAAGCCGCGAACATCATTGACTTGTTAAGCGCCTTATCTTTGAGCTTAAGCTTCCCGCCCAAAAGAACCGCAATTCCAATCACCAATGTCAATAAAATAATATTCGCGCCGATAACATTGCCAAAAGATAATTCTGATTTTCTCGTCGCTGCTGAAGTGATTCCAACAAA is drawn from Patescibacteria group bacterium and contains these coding sequences:
- a CDS encoding 4Fe-4S binding protein gives rise to the protein MAKKFKINKDRCIGCGTCVQSCDKATELGDDMKAKIIDQEKLEECGGAKVCPFGAIEEMEGDKIKK
- a CDS encoding sodium:calcium antiporter, which translates into the protein MQIHFVIYILFFIVAGAILAKAGTWTVSSLLKIAKFLRWKKFIVATVLMGFLSSMPELFVGITSAATRKSELSFGNVIGANIILLTLVIGIAVLLGGKLKLKDKALNKSMMFAALYALLPLLLIVDGEISRGDGVILILAMIFYLRELILNQRQVRERFLDGTEDIGEEFRAFFKNLIIFLSGISLMILSAELMVFSAGRLALTFHVPLVLIGVLGVALGTSLPEVSFGIRSALMKEKELVLGNVFGSVIINSTLVLGIVALISPFRVYSLPLYIDGFIFTGLVVLIFLIFAKTKNEISKKEAKFLLLLYALFFVVQFFLK